From Micromonospora rhizosphaerae, the proteins below share one genomic window:
- a CDS encoding M16 family metallopeptidase, translating into MPESGYPWPIETTRLDNGLRVVVSEDRTAPAVAVNLWYDVGSRHEPEGQTGFAHLFEHLMFEGSANVAKTEHMKLIQGAGGSLNATTNPDRTNYFETVPAEHLELALWLEADRMGGLVPALTQETLDNQRDVVKNERRQRYENVPYGDAWLRLLPLLYPPRHPYHHATIGSMADLNAAALETFQTFHTTYYAPNNAVLTVVGDAAPAEVFALADKYFGAIPARDDIPAAPQGRVVPATGRPAVETVTADVPAPRVYVAHRTHPFGTPGYDVTTVLATILGTGRGSRLYQRLADGERIAQPDLVGAYGVDLAHAPAPLIATATARPGVSAQRLTAGVAEVVDELTTVPVTAAELDRAKALLSTMWWRQMSTVDGRADMLGRYATQFGDPAKAAERLPAWLAVTAEQIAEQANELLGPDDRVTLTYLPEETL; encoded by the coding sequence ATGCCCGAGAGCGGTTACCCCTGGCCGATCGAGACGACCCGACTGGACAACGGCCTGCGCGTGGTGGTGAGCGAGGACCGCACCGCCCCCGCGGTCGCGGTGAACCTCTGGTACGACGTGGGTTCCCGACACGAGCCGGAGGGGCAGACGGGCTTCGCCCACCTCTTCGAGCACCTGATGTTCGAGGGCTCGGCGAACGTGGCCAAGACCGAGCACATGAAGCTCATCCAGGGCGCCGGCGGCTCGCTCAACGCCACCACGAATCCGGACCGGACGAACTACTTCGAGACCGTCCCGGCGGAGCACCTGGAGCTGGCGCTCTGGCTGGAGGCCGACCGGATGGGCGGCCTGGTGCCGGCGCTGACCCAGGAGACGCTGGACAACCAGCGCGACGTGGTCAAGAACGAGCGCCGCCAGCGCTACGAGAACGTCCCGTACGGCGACGCCTGGCTGCGGCTCCTCCCGCTGCTCTACCCGCCGCGCCACCCGTACCACCACGCCACGATCGGCTCGATGGCCGACCTGAACGCCGCCGCCCTGGAAACCTTCCAGACCTTCCACACCACCTACTACGCGCCGAACAACGCGGTGCTCACGGTGGTCGGGGACGCGGCCCCGGCCGAGGTCTTCGCGCTGGCCGACAAGTACTTCGGCGCCATCCCCGCCCGCGACGACATCCCGGCCGCGCCGCAGGGGCGGGTCGTCCCGGCGACCGGGCGGCCGGCGGTGGAGACCGTCACCGCCGACGTGCCTGCGCCGCGCGTGTACGTCGCGCACCGCACCCACCCGTTCGGCACGCCCGGGTACGACGTGACCACCGTCCTCGCCACCATCCTCGGCACCGGCCGGGGCAGCCGGCTCTACCAGCGCCTCGCCGACGGGGAACGGATCGCCCAGCCGGACCTGGTCGGGGCGTACGGAGTGGACCTGGCGCACGCACCGGCCCCGCTGATCGCCACCGCCACCGCCCGCCCCGGGGTGAGCGCCCAGCGGCTGACCGCCGGGGTCGCCGAGGTGGTCGACGAGCTGACCACCGTGCCGGTGACCGCCGCCGAGCTGGACCGGGCCAAGGCGCTGCTGAGCACCATGTGGTGGCGGCAGATGTCCACCGTGGACGGCCGGGCCGACATGCTCGGCCGGTACGCCACGCAGTTCGGCGATCCGGCGAAGGCCGCCGAGCGGCTGCCGGCCTGGCTCGCGGTCACCGCCGAGCAGATCGCCGAACAGGCCAACGAGCTGCTCGGCCCCGACGACCGGGTGACCCTGACCTACCTGCCCGAGGAGACCCTATGA
- a CDS encoding 3-deoxy-7-phosphoheptulonate synthase codes for MTTPDTDRVSDQRIDRVVPLTTPALLHHHLPLDATLAEAVLAGRRAVGRVLDRADDRLLVVVGPCSVHDPAAALDYAGRLREVADRLADDLLVVMRVYFEKPRSTVGWKGLINDPGLDGSGDVNTGLRTARALLLDVLRLGLPVGCEFLDPITPQYIADTVAWGAIGARTVESQVHRQLASGLSMPIGMKNRPDGSISTAVDAMRAAGVPHVFPGIDFSGTPAIMHTRGNADGHLVLRGGGGRPNYDAESVAGALDLLRAAGLPERVVIDASHANSGKDHRRQPLVAADVAGQLAAGERGIVGIMLESFLQPGRQDLDPTRELEYGRSITDACIGWDTTAGVLTDLAAAVRARRATLPTPA; via the coding sequence GTGACGACCCCGGACACCGACCGGGTCAGTGATCAGCGGATTGACCGTGTCGTGCCGCTGACCACCCCGGCCCTGCTCCACCACCACCTGCCCCTGGACGCAACGCTCGCCGAGGCCGTGCTGGCCGGTCGGCGCGCGGTCGGCCGGGTGCTGGACCGCGCCGACGACCGCCTGCTGGTCGTGGTCGGCCCGTGCTCCGTGCACGACCCGGCCGCCGCCCTGGATTACGCGGGCCGGCTGCGCGAGGTCGCCGACCGGCTCGCCGACGACCTGCTGGTGGTGATGCGGGTCTACTTCGAGAAGCCGCGATCGACGGTGGGCTGGAAGGGCCTGATCAACGACCCGGGGCTGGACGGCTCGGGCGACGTCAACACCGGCCTGCGGACCGCCCGGGCGCTCCTGCTCGACGTGCTGCGCCTCGGCCTGCCGGTCGGCTGCGAGTTCCTGGACCCGATCACCCCGCAGTACATCGCCGACACCGTCGCCTGGGGCGCGATCGGGGCGCGGACGGTGGAGAGCCAGGTGCACCGGCAGCTCGCCTCCGGTCTGTCCATGCCGATCGGCATGAAGAACCGCCCCGACGGCAGCATCTCCACCGCGGTGGACGCGATGCGGGCGGCCGGCGTGCCGCACGTCTTCCCCGGCATCGACTTCTCGGGCACCCCGGCGATCATGCACACCCGGGGCAACGCCGACGGCCACCTGGTGCTCCGCGGTGGCGGTGGCCGGCCGAACTACGACGCCGAGTCGGTGGCGGGGGCGCTGGACCTGCTCCGCGCGGCCGGGCTGCCGGAGCGGGTGGTGATCGACGCCAGCCACGCCAACAGCGGCAAGGACCACCGGCGCCAGCCGCTGGTCGCCGCCGACGTGGCCGGGCAGCTCGCCGCCGGTGAGCGCGGGATCGTCGGCATCATGCTGGAGAGCTTCCTCCAGCCCGGCCGGCAGGACCTCGATCCCACCCGCGAGCTGGAGTACGGCCGTTCCATCACCGACGCCTGCATCGGCTGGGACACCACCGCCGGGGTCCTCACGGACCTGGCCGCGGCCGTCCGGGCCCGCCGCGCCACCCTCCCCACCCCGGCGTGA
- a CDS encoding DUF1360 domain-containing protein, with protein sequence MTESGLKKKAARLRRAYAPHEHRPLGGYLAAMGTYTTVTAALAGLVRATGRPVPERPATADVVLLSIATHKVSRLLAKDAITSPLRAPFTRYDRPIGTGEVMEKVRDSGNPTRHAIGELLSCPFCLAVWVATGLTGGLVLAPRLTRLVATALTAVAASDFLQLGYAVAQRAAQGGQQGK encoded by the coding sequence GTGACCGAGAGTGGCCTGAAGAAGAAGGCGGCGCGGCTGCGCCGGGCGTACGCGCCGCACGAGCACCGGCCGCTGGGCGGCTACCTGGCGGCGATGGGTACCTATACCACCGTGACCGCGGCCCTGGCCGGGCTGGTCAGGGCGACCGGGCGGCCGGTGCCGGAGCGACCCGCGACGGCCGACGTGGTGCTGCTCTCCATCGCGACCCACAAGGTGAGCCGGCTGCTGGCCAAGGACGCCATCACCAGCCCGCTGCGGGCCCCGTTCACCCGCTACGACCGCCCCATCGGAACGGGCGAGGTGATGGAGAAGGTCCGCGACTCCGGCAACCCGACCCGGCACGCCATCGGCGAGCTGTTGAGCTGCCCGTTCTGCCTGGCGGTCTGGGTGGCCACCGGCCTCACCGGCGGACTGGTGCTGGCACCCCGGCTGACCCGGCTGGTCGCCACCGCGCTGACCGCCGTGGCCGCCTCCGACTTCCTCCAGTTGGGGTACGCGGTCGCCCAGCGGGCGGCCCAGGGCGGCCAGCAGGGCAAGTGA
- a CDS encoding DUF6158 family protein, with amino-acid sequence MTESVRRTGDASPEQRLPEWDGEQLHDGVGVGEVDGELLGVDPVELADEDLIREMHSLHRTRLDTLRHATDSALAHHLRRTAELETEYLARHPGREVDPSRLRGA; translated from the coding sequence ATGACCGAATCAGTACGCCGGACCGGTGACGCCAGCCCGGAGCAGCGGTTGCCCGAGTGGGACGGCGAGCAGTTGCACGACGGCGTCGGTGTCGGCGAGGTCGACGGCGAGTTGCTCGGGGTGGATCCCGTCGAGTTGGCCGACGAGGACCTGATCCGGGAGATGCACAGCCTGCACCGCACCCGGCTGGACACCCTGCGGCACGCGACCGACTCCGCGCTCGCCCACCACCTGCGCCGCACAGCGGAGCTGGAGACGGAGTACCTCGCCCGGCACCCGGGGCGCGAGGTCGACCCGAGCCGGCTGCGGGGCGCCTGA
- a CDS encoding DUF3817 domain-containing protein produces MGGALTRYRVIAWIVGVALAVLVLIGMPLKYGFDNSTVVAVVGTAHGWLFMIYLAATFDLSRRADWSLKRMLLVMLAGTVPFVSFYAERRVSRWLAPEQPRTPEPVAG; encoded by the coding sequence GTGGGCGGAGCCCTTACCCGGTACCGCGTGATCGCCTGGATCGTGGGCGTGGCGCTGGCCGTGCTGGTCCTGATCGGCATGCCGCTGAAGTACGGCTTCGACAACTCGACGGTGGTGGCGGTCGTCGGCACCGCGCACGGCTGGCTCTTCATGATCTACCTGGCCGCCACCTTCGACCTGTCCCGCCGGGCCGACTGGTCGCTGAAGCGGATGCTGCTCGTGATGCTCGCCGGTACGGTGCCGTTCGTGTCGTTCTACGCCGAGCGCCGGGTCAGCCGCTGGCTCGCCCCCGAGCAGCCCCGTACGCCGGAGCCGGTCGCCGGCTGA